In a genomic window of Equus przewalskii isolate Varuska chromosome 4, EquPr2, whole genome shotgun sequence:
- the ASB10 gene encoding ankyrin repeat and SOCS box protein 10 isoform X1, which yields MSWSPEECRGQEEPPGDRHALCARLVEKPSRGSAEHPEPGQGPIVTRTASGPALAFWQAVLAGDISTVSRILTDSSTGLAPDSVFDTSDPERWRDFRFNIRALRLWSLTYEEELTTPLHVAASRGHTEVLRLLLRRRARPDSAPGGRTALHEACAAGHAACVHVLLVSGADPNIPDQDGKRPLHLCRGAGTLECAELLLRFGAKVDGRSEEEEETPLHVAARLGHVELADLLLRRGACPNARDAEGWTPLLTACDTRCTSPADAEATTARCLQLCRLLLSAGADADAADQDRRRPLHLACRRGHAAVVELLLSCGVSANAMDYGGHTALHCALQGPAAALAQSPERAVRALLNHGAVRVWPGALPKVLERWCMSPRTIEVLMNTYSVMQLPEEAMALVPPEILQKHHNFYSSLFALVRQPRSLQHLSRCALRTHLAACLPHALPRLPLPPRLLRYLQLDFEDVLY from the exons ATGAGCTGGTCCCCAGAAGAGTGCAGGGGGCAGGAAGAGCCCCCCGGTGACAGACATGCCCTCTGTGCCAGGCTGGTGGAGAAACCCAGCAGAGGGTCTGCAGAGCACCCGGAGCCTGGCCAGGGACCCATCGTTACCCGCACGGCCTCCGGACCTGCCCTGGCCTTCTGGCAGGCAGTGTTGGCTGGGGACATAAGCACTGTGTCCCGTATCCTCACGGACTCCAGCACCGGCCTGGCTCCAGATTCCGTCTTTGATACCAGCGACCCAGAGCGATGGAGGGATTTCCGCTTCAACATCCGTGCTCTGA GACTCTGGTCTCTGACCTATGAAGAGGAGCTGACCACTCCACTGCATGTGGCAGCCAGCCGGGGCCACACGGAAGTTCTACGGCTGCTGCTGAGGCGCCGCGCGAGGCCTGACAGTGCCCCTGGGGGCCGCACCGCCCTGCATGAGGCCTGTGCTGCAGGCCACGCTGCCTGTGTCCATGTGCTGCTGGTGTCAGGAGCTGACCCCAACATCCCTGACCAGGATGGGAAACGCCCCTTGCACCTCTGCCGGGGGGCTGGCACCCTGGA GTGTGCAGAGCTGCTCCTGAGGTTTGGGGCAAAAGTGGATGGTCGgtctgaggaggaagaggagacacctttgcatgtggctgcccgaCTTGGCCATGTGGAGCTGGCAGACCTGCTTCTAAGACGGGGCGCATGCCCCAATGCCCGTGATGCCGAAGGCTGGACCCCACTGCTGACTGCCTGTGACACTCGCTGTACATCCCCTGCTGACGCTGAGGCCACCACCGCCCGCTGCCTCCAGCTGTGCCGCTTGCTACTCTCAGCTGGAGCTGATGCCGATGCTGCCGACCAGGACAGGCGGCGGCCCCTACACCTGGCCTGTCGCCGGGGCCATGCGGCCGTCGTGGAGCTTCTCCTGTCCTGCGGTGTCAGTGCCAATGCCATGGACTATGGGGGACACACAGCCCTGCACTGTGCTCTGCAGGGCCCAGCCGCAGCGCTGGCCCAGAGTCCAGAGCGTGCAGTGCGGGCTCTGCTCAACCATGGTGCTGTCCGAGTCTGGCCTGGGGCCCTCCCTAAG GTGCTAGAGCGCTGGTGCATGTCCCCGAGGACCATTGAGGTCCTGATGAACACCTACAGCGTCATGCAGCTTCCTGAGGAGGCCATGGCCCTGGTGCCTCCTGAAATTCTGCAG AAGCACCACAATTTCTACTCCTCCCTGTTCGCCTTGGTGAGGCAGCCCAGATCCCTACAGCATCTGAGCCGCTGTGCACTCCGCACGCACCTGGCAGCCTGCCTGCCCCACGCCCTGCCCCGCCTTCCGCTGCCGCCCCGCCTGCTCCGCTACCTGCAGCTGGATTTCGAGGATGTGCTCTACTAG